The genomic region TAACCGTTGCCCCATTCACCAAAGAGATGAGATGGGTCATCGCCGAATCGACTTGGATTACAAGAGCGTCCCGTGCAGATTGATCCTTCGTTCCATTTGCGCCGCTGATAGTAATTTGCTTTACTTCCTGCATCAGCTTGGTAACTTCATTCAACGTGCTTTCACTCGTGTTGAGCGTATCTTTGGCGGCGCCAATATTGCGCTGGTATTGCTTGTTTTTCGCAATAGATGAGCGCATGCTGATCAAATTGGCATAGCCTAAAGGATCATCCGAAGGCGATTTTATGCGTTTGCCGCTTGAGACCTGCTCCTGCAGAGTCGTCATTTGTTCACTGGCTCGGCTTATGTATTGCTGCAAGTTATGCATTTGTTGATTGCTGCTAACGCGCATCTAAACTCACTCCATTATCGGCCTAATTGCTCAATTAGGGTTTGAATAACCTGATCGCACACGCTGATATAGTGCGAAGCAGCTTGATAGCTGCGTTGGTAGCGCATCATATTCATCATCTCTTCATCAAGAGAAACGCCGCTTTGAGACTGCTGCAAATTGTCCAATTGTTGTACAACCGCTTGCTGAGTTTCTAAAGCGGATGCGTTATAACTTTTATCCTGGCCAATCTGCGAAAGCTGATTACCGTAAAAATCGCCAATCGTCGAGTTTCGAAGTAAAACTTCTTTCTTTTCCCGTAAACGGGAAATACTTAAAGCTTGACTACCATCCCCTGGGGTTCCTTGGATGCCGGTCGCAATATTATTCACATCATTAAGCACAGGGATGCTCACATACATATTGCTTGCGCCCGTTCCGCTGAAAAAGAGGACATTCGTAGTGTTATTAGCCGTAATTCCGACCTGATGGAGGGTATTTACATTAGTGATAAGAGACGTGGCGATTGTGCTCAAATTGGTTCGATACGAGCGTAAAAATTGTAGTGATTGGGTCAACCCCGCAAGCGTTCCTCCCGTCAAGTTAACGGTTCCGGATGCATCTGTTAATCTCAAATTAGTAACGTCTAGCCCATTCGGTAAGGAAGATGAGGCAGCTCCTTTGACTAACTGGACATTACCCGCATAAATAGTGACTGTTCCATCGCTTTTATTCTGGACATCAACGTTCACTATCTTGGATAGGTCTTGAAGAAGCAGATCGCGTTTATCCATCAAGTCGTTAGCCGTTTGGCCTGAAGCAGTTGCGAAACTGATTTTCTCGTTCAAATCAGCAATCTGACTTGCTATACTCGTTACCTCATCAATCTTGGACTGAATTTGAGTGCTGAGGCTGGTATCAATCTGGCTTAACTGGCTATCCATTGTTCGGAATGTTAAAGCTACTGCTTTAGCGGCATCTCTAACTGCTGTGCGCGTAGCTCCACTTTCCGGGTTATTGGCTAGATCTTGAAAGGCATTAAAGAAATCGTTAAGCTGAGAGGACATTCCGGTAGTTTCCGTTTCAGAAAAGACGCTCTCAACTTGTTGAAGGCTTAAATCAATTGATTCTAATCGACTATTCTCCGATGAGGCTGTCCTGTAACGCTCTTGGATAAATACATCTCGAATACGGTCGATGCTTTCGATGGTAACTCCCGTTCCTAGTTGGAAGTTATTACTATTACTCACGCTCTCAGGCATACTGGCGGCAAGGTTGACTTGTTGGCGCGAGTAGCCTTTTGTGTTGACGTTCGTAATATTCTGCCCTGTTACATCCAGAGCATACTGAAACGCCTGTAGTGCAGTCGATCCTATTGTTAATCCAGCAAATGGGTTTGGCATAATTTATTCGTACTACGCAATATGTCTCTAAGCTACTTCATTAACCCATAGGGCGGGGGCGTTGCCTCGACCGTAGGCTGTCTGTTCCTGGGCTGCTTTGGCAATAAGTGAGAGCGTGCCCTCGACGTAGACTAATTCGTTTTCAATTAAAACTCGATTTCTTTCGAGCATGAGGCGGATTGCTTCGGCTAAACGTCCCGCTCGGAGGGAAATATGAGTGACCGCTCTTGCTTCGTTAGCGGGTAATCTGCTGCTGATTTCCTTCAGGTTGACTTCAACTTCCAGTTCCTGCGCCAGCGAATTGAAGAGTTCACTTCTTCGAGCATCAAGCGCCTGTGCTGTTTCGAGTGATTGTTCGATGTGAGGGCGAAGCGCTTCCACCTGTGTCACATCGCGATGGGCTAGCGCCTTAGATTGCCTGTCGAGCAGGGCATATAAGCGCTGGCCGGATGCTATCCACTCTTGCATAACGATAAGGAGTTGCTGTGTATTCATGATCTATTTCACACCTTCTTGTCTGTATCGGACGCGGGCAATATCACCGCATCAACCGATTTCTCAAGCGTTTTATAAAGCACATCTCCAAGTCCAAACTTGTTGGTCTTACTCATATTATTGGCAAAAACCTCATCCATCATCTCAGTGTAGAGGCGAGATTCTGAAGTTTTACTTTTAATTCCTTGCCCTACGGTCTTTCGCATGGCTTTCCAGATGCTTTGCAGGAAGAAGGCTTCAAAGTCCTGAGTGGCCTTTTTCAGTTTCTGCTTTTCCGCAACCTTATCCGGCGATTGTGCGACCTCTTGAGTTGGTTGAAGAGAGATTTCCATTATTGAAGCTCCAACTCGGCTTCGAGAGCGCCTTGGGACTTGAGCGCCTGCAAGATTGAAATGAGATCCTGCGGGGTGACCCCAAGCGCTTGAAGGCCTTTGACTAACTGATCAATGGTTGCCGATTCCCCGCCAAAGATACTGATTGTCGCTTTTTCTTCAGTCGCTTTGACTTCCGAGGTCGTAGCGACAACAGTTTCACCTTTAGGTGAAAGAGGCGAGGGCTGTGAAATGACAGGGTCAGTCCGTACTTCGACTTTAATTCCACCCTGAGCGATAATGACGGGTTTGATCTTGACGTTGCCGCCAACGACCACCACACCTGTGCGCTCGTTCACAACAATACGGGCGACCTGATCGGTATGAACGGTAAGAGTGTGAATGTCGGAAATAACCGATACGGCATTCATTTCTCCGGGGATATTCAATCGAATGGTGCCTGCATCGATCGCCTTCGCGTTGAGACCGGGATATTTATCGCGAACGGCTTCAGCAACTCGATTAGCGGTTGTAAAATCGGGACGGCGAAGTTCAATGGTGATTTCGCCATTTTCAACGTATTGCATCGGCACTTCTTTTTCGACTGATGCGCCATCAGGAATGCGGCCGACAGTTGTATGGTTCTTTTGAACGCCAGCCCCCTGGCTTCCAAAGCTAAACCCACCGATGCTGAGCGCTCCCTGCGCAACAGCATAAACCTTTCCATTTGCGCCCATTAAAGCGGTTTGAATGAGAGTTCCGCCTTGAAGTGATTTTGCATCACCCAGGCTGGAAACGCTTACGTCAATTCTGTTTCCAGGTCGAGCAAAAGGCGGTAAATCAGCCGTCACAAGCACCGCTGCCACATTTTTGACCTTAAGAGTAGCCGCGTCGACGGTTATGCCGTATCGCTGGAGCATATTCGCAATCGAACTGGCAGTAAACACAGCGCTTTTCGAGTCGCCGGAGCCGTCCAATCCGATTACCAAACCATAACCGGTAAGCTGGTTGCTTCGTACGCCGCCGATGGTAGCAATGTCCTTTATACGGACACCCGATAGGTCACTAGCGGACAGAGCGAATGCTTCACAGACTGCAATCAAAAGCATTATAACGGTTAAATATCTTCTCATTCGCGCACTCTTCCTTTAGGAGTTCTAGAACAGCCAGTTGAAAATCTTAGTGATGATGCCTTCACGCTGCTTGTTGCCGAGCGGCCCCTTGCCATCGTATTTAATTTGAGCGTCAGCCACTAGCGATGACAAAACTGTATCGCGTGGTGTCACATCTTCTGGTCGGACAACCCCGCTAAGGATCAGCTTTCGCTGCTCTTTATTGATGGTCACCATACGCGTGCCCTCGATAACTAGGTTGCCGTTAGGAAGCACTTCCTTCACAGTAACGGCAATTCGAGCTTGAAGGGAATCGCTTCGAGTTGTAGAGCCGCTGGCATCCATACCGGATTGACCGGAAATCGATAAATCCGGTAACCAACTCAAAATAGGTCCGATTCCTTTTGGAGTTGATGCTGATTCGGATTTGTTGGCCTTCGTAGCTGCATTTGCCGATGCCACCGCGCTCTCTGAGACGATAATGTTAAGGATATCGCCTACTTGGCGAGCCTTATGGTCGATAAACAAGCTGCTAACAGCATCTGTCCATAGCGATTCGGCAAGCATAGGTCCTGCCGTTATAAACAATAGAAACAAAGCCAGATATTGCTTCTTCATTTTAATTTCCTCTATTCTTTGAGTTGAGCCGTACGTTCGCTGGTGATGACGGCTTTGACGATCTTTTTCGTGCCGGGAAGATAGACACTGATAGAGTCACCTATCCCGCCGGAAGTTCGGGCTTCTCCGGTTGCGCTCAATAGTATCGCGCCGGAATTGAATTCCACTTTAATCGGATCGCCCGTCTTTACGACCATCACCGTTTTGGGCTTCTCATTCAAGAAGCTAATGCGGTACGTGCCCAAGCCTTTGTCGTTTTGAGTGAGCCGAACAGTGACCGCATAGGCATTACCACTTCGATTAACCACCGGATCAGTCTCGCACTTGAAATCACCTTCAGGAATAGGAAGCGGTTTTGGTGCAGTCATCACAGTAAAGTTATCGGCATTACCACCAAATTGTTCCTTAAGACGAGCTTTGGCCGCGTTGATAAGCATCTCGACGCTGACATTTTGAGATGAACGCTTAAGGCAGATGGTGATGGGCATATTGAATTTGAACGCTTTCGGATCTAAGCCGTGCTGCTTCAAGCGTATCTCAATCTGAGCACGAGTAAAAGCTCTCTGCAGGCCGGCTCTTGGAGACATACCCAATAAGATGTCCGAAAGAGTTTTCTGAACGTTTGGCGCAGCAACGATTTGAGCGATATCACCTAGGGTGAACTGATCGCCGGTCACGTTGACCTCTTCAGGGATGGTGATTGTCTGAGTTGGTGTCTCAGCGCCCCACGCCACCAAAGCTGCCATTACCATTACTATTAGCCATTTCGTTCGCTTACTCATATGATCCTACTTTTTAACGTTATTTGTAATTCCGAGCATGTCGTCGGCGGATTGGATAGCCTTAGCGTTGACTTCATAAGCGCGCTGCGCCATGATCAACTTGACCATCTCTTCCACAACCTGAACGTTTGACATTTCGAGCGCTTTTTGTTCGATGGTACCAAGCCCGCTAGTGCCAGGATCGGCTTCAATCGCTTCGCCGGAAGCAGAAGAGGCTTGGTAAAGATTTCCTCCGATTCTCTGCAACCCTGACGGGTTGATGAAGCGCACGAGGGTAATCTTAGCGCCTAAGTCTTCTTGACCGCTCGAACCAGGCCGGCGAATGCTAACGGAACCGTCCTTGCCGACAGTAAATGAATCGGAAATCGCGTCAGAGGGGACTGTGATTTCAGGTTCGAGAGCATAACCATCGGAAGTAACTAATCGGCCTTGTCCATCGATTTTGAAAGCGCCATCGCGTGTGTATGACGTAGATCCGTCCGGCATTAGCACCTTGAAGAAACCATCGCCTCCAATGGCCATGTCGTAGGGATTGTTGGTGACTTGAAGCGCTCCTTCATTAAACACGGTATTAGTAGCAACCGGTCTTGAGCCGAGGCCTATTTCTACTGAAGTTGGTGTAGATGCCCCCGTCCCGACCGATGCTCCTGGTGATCGCAGGTTCTGATAAAGTAAATCCTGAAATTCGGCTCGTGAGCCTTTAAACCCTGTCGTGTTCACGTTCGCCAGGTTGTTTGAAATGACATCAATATTAAGTTGCTGGGCAATCATGCCTGCAGCTGCTGTTGAAAGCGCGCGCATCATAGGTAGGAACCTCCTAACGCTGCCCCTACGCTTCCATGCTCTCTCAATCGATCAAGAGCTTTGCCTCGCCGCAAATCCTTTCACGGCGTCCAGCATCTTTAATTGCAGGGGCGGTTATTTATTTTTTATTAGAGCCTTGCCAGGTCGTTTACTGCCCGGCCTAAAGTTTCGTCCTGAGTCGTCAATACACGTTGGTTGGCTTCAAAAGCTCGCATGATCGAAATCATATTGACCATGGCGTTGACGACGGAAATATTTGCCGATTCAATTCCACCGGTCGTTAATTTAACGTCTTTAGCAGGTGTTACACTGCCTTCAAAATGGTTCTCGCCAACTTTTCGCATGTTTGTGCCGTTTACAATGCCCAGTTTTCCGATAATTTTGTCGTTTGCAGTTATCGTTCCATCAGATTGGATCACCGGTTTGGTAGCGCCAGCATTAATGGGCTTGTTGGCAACGCTGAGAATTGGGCAGCCGTCACTTGCCGACAGAATTCCGTTCTGGTCGACATGGAAGGAACCATCGCGTGTATAGCGCACACCTTGAGGTGTGTTCACAGTGAAATAACCTTCTCCCGAAATGGCGACATCAAGCGGGGAGCCCGTATGTTGCAACGCGCCATTGGAGAAGTCCGTGAAAGTCTGGACTGCCGTCGTGCCGGTAGCGCCCTGGGACATCATATCCCTGAGCACGGCGCTAAACACCGTCCCATCGGCTTTAAAGCCGGCAGTGTTGACGTTAGCTAAATTGTTTGCGGTCACATCAAGCGCCGCCTGCTGCGAAAGCATCCCAGCAGCAGATGAGTAAATTCCTCGTAACATAACCAGGAAAGATTATCGGCAAGTTCTTGAGAGTCTGTAGGGGGAAGGTGTTAGGTGATGGGTGATAGGGGAGAAGCGAGAGGCAAGAGCCGGAATTGGGGATAGGAGCTTTGGTAGCTGGTATTCCTCTGTTTTAATGGACACCCTCAACCACTTGTTTTGCGATGAGTTGTTGCTCATAGACAACAGGGCAAAGATACCCTAGACTCGAATGTAAACGCTCTCGATTGTTAAAGACTTCGATATACTCGAATATCGCTTGACGCGCCTCTTGGCGGGTGCGGAACTTGACATTCGTCACCAGCTCCCGCTTGAGGGTGCCAAAGAAACTCTCCATCGGGGCATTGTCCCAAACGTTGCCTTTGCGACTCATCAAGCTGCGCCCCCTGCACGAATTTCACTTTAGTACATGTGTTTCAGCTAAGCCCAAAATCCTTTTCAAGAAACATATCAAGATAGCCCCAGAGATAAACCGAGAAGCCCCCTGATTTTTGTGATGGCTTTAACTTGATATTGAGACGTTCAACCCGATCCTTGGGGAATTCACGCTTTGAAACCGCTCCTACTAAGAATTGGCTTGTATGGATTCCGCCATGCTTAATGCCAAGTTGAGCGAGAACCAATTTTGATGGAATTTCGGTACCCAGCCAGTCCAACATCTCACAAACCGGGTCTTTGCCCCCTTTATCGATGTGATAGCCAATTACCCGGAAAATCACAAGCATTCCTGACTTTAATCGATAGCTGATTAGTTCCCCTACTTCCCATTCACAAGTACTAACGAACCGTTGGGGGATTCGTTTCTCCGGTGGTTGTGGTGATTCGAGTTGTAAGCGAAGCGCTTCCAGAACGGCTTTGCGTTTTTTAACGTCCAGGGGTGTGGCGTCCTCTTCCCAACGCTCTAGGTTAGATCCGTCCTCGATCACCTTTAGCGCCATATCTTTAACCCGTTGCTCAAGGCGGCCACATCGCCATTGTGTAGCTGCCAAAGCCAGCCAAAACACGGGAGCATCGTCAGGATCATCGCCCCACTCCCGTATAAGCCTATCCGTTGCCTCAGTGCCTGATAATCCCTTCCCAACAAGTTCACGATAGTCATCGCGGACGTCACTGGCCGTATCATCAGAAAAAATTGCTGTGCCCCATGTTCCCATAACAAAGAGAATACCCTGATAAACAAGTAGCGAACACTTAAATGATAACGAGGAATATAGTCTTCCTCAACTACTCCCCACCCGCTTAAGTACCTCAATCGCCTTATAAATATCCTCGTCGTTGATGTCCTTGTGAGTAACCAGGCGTAGGCGGTGGGGGTCTAGGGCGATGGTTTGGATGTTGTTTGAGACCAATCGGTTTTGCAAATCTGGGGCGGGGATTTTGGTGGTGACGTAGACCATGTTGGTTTGAACTTTTTCTAATTCGACGCTCAGACCTGGGATTTCGGTGATGGCTTCGGCTAATGCGCTGGCGCGGCGATGGTCATCGGCTAGGCGATCAATCATCGTGTCCAAGGCCACCAAACCGGCGGAGGCGATAATGCCGACTTGACGCATGCCCCCACCGAAAAGTTTACGAATACGCCAAGACCTCGTAATAAACTCATGTGTGCCTACGAGCAGTGAGCCAATCGGGCATGATAGCCCCTTCGAAAGGCAGAACATGACCGAATCAGCGTGCTCGACCAAAGCCGAGACAGGCACGCCGAGCGCCACTGACGCGTTAAAAATGCGCGCGCCATCCACGTGAACCTTTAAGCCACCCTCATGCGCTACGTCTGCCAAGGCTTTCATTTGCGCCGGGTTAGAGATGACACCACCGGCGCGGTTGTGGGTGTTTTCGATGCACAGCAGACTCGTTCCGGGGGCATGATCATCTGCAGGGTGGATAAGGGCTTTCACTTCATCCGGCTCCATTCGCCCATTTCGGCATTGGACCATAACTGTCATTACGCCCGAGAGCATTGCCGGTCCGCCAAGCTCATAATGCACGATATGGCACTCATCATCCACCAAAATCGCATCGCCGGGCTTAGTGTGAGCTTTAATAGCAATTTCGTTGCCCATCGTACCGCTGGGGACGAAAAGCGCAGCCTCTTTGCCAAGCATCGCCGCTGCCTTTTCCTGAAGCCGAAGCACGGTCGGATCGCCGCTAAAGACATCATCCCCAACCTCAGCCTCAAACATCGCCCGCCGCATCTCATCGGTTGGCCGAGTTACCGTATCGCTGCGCAAGTCTATCATCCCATCACCTCAATAACGAAGCCTACCCTATTTGAACACCAGACTATAAAGGTCAGCATCCTTCATCACGAATCTGAGTTGGATTTCCAATTTGCTGCCCAAGCGATCTGGCCGCCGATTATTACGCCTGCCGTTTAATCCAATCTACCAACAATTCTAAGGCGGGGCGTTTATCACCACATTTACGCTCGATTAAGGGGATATCTTGCGCCGCGATGAACCCCTTCATTATTTCTTCTCTGTCATGGACAGCCTGAGAAGCAACGGAAGGGGTGATGGCGAAATAGTCCCATTCTGCGGGGCCGAAACTGAGGGATAGGTTCATAATACGAACGTAATTTATCTCCGATCCGGTCGCTGTGGCAGGAAGGGCGAGAATTACTAGATTGGGATGCATCTCCCGCACCCCTTCCGCCCATTTAGCGATGGCTTCCAAATCCATCCCCTCAACTGGCCAAGTGGTGACCTGAACTAGGGAGTTTGGGCTTATTTGCTTTAGCGCTTCCCCAATTAAGCCATCATAAGGCGGCATCGCGATGACCTTAATAGGCTTCCCCATTTTCAATAATTCGAATGTAAAGGAGAGCGCCCCGCCTAAAGGTTTGACATCTTTGAGCGAAACTGTCTTCCCGCTAACGACATTCACGATGGTCTGAGCGATGAGCTTGTGGCCTTCCATGTTCGGGTGAAAGTTATCGCTCATGATGCGCTCGTAGGCAGTATTGTCTATGAGGCGCAAACCCTCCCAGGTCTTATGAAGGTCCGCCATTGGCACATTCATTTCCTTCGCCACAAACCGTATTTCCTGCGCATAAACTGCCAGTCGGTCTTGAGGTCGTTCAGGCGAATCGATGACACCTGTTGGCGTGCAAAGAACCACTTTAGCGCCAGTATTTCCGCACTTCGTGACCAGTTCAACTATATTGGCGTGATATTCCTCGATCGGGAGGTGAGTGCAATCGTTCATGCCGAAATTTATCGTCACCAGATCGGGTTTATGGCTTAGCACATCACTCTCAAGTCGTTCCAAACCACCGAGGGTATTATCACCGTTTAAACCGGCGTTGATGACCTCAATTTCCGAGCATTTATAAGCCTTTTCCAGCGCGATCTTAAGCATCTCCGGATAGGCTCGGCGTGAACCGGTGTGGTAATACGCGCCGGTAATACTATCCCCTAAACAAACGATCTTTCGTGGTGACTGAGTCCAAACCATGAATTACCTCAAACCAAAAACCAAGTATGAATTGAATTATATCGGCACACACACATAATTGCAAGGTAATAAACTTGGGTATAACACAATTAGACGAAAGGACGATAACGATGAAATTTGAGACACTTGCTATTCATGCCGGTCATGGGCCGGATCCTGCTTATGGGGCAGTGATGCAGCCGATTTATCAGGTATCTACCTTCGCCTTTAAAGGGGTCAACGAACCCGGAGAGTTTGATTACTCGCGATCGGGCAACCCTACTCGAAAGGCGTTGGAAAGTTGTTTGGCAGCGATTGAAGGCGGGAAACACGGTTTTGCTCTCGGAACGGGAATGGCCGCGGAGACCACTGTCTTAGGTTTGTTGAGCGCCGGAGACCACGTGATCGTGCATAACGACCTATATGGGGGAACCTATCGGCTGATGACCAAGCTGATTGCAAGGCATGGCGTCGAAATTGACTTTATCAACCTTCGTGACCTAGGCGCTTTAGAAGCGGCCATCAAGCCCAACACAAAGCTGATCTGGACCGAAACCCCGACTAACCCTTTAATGAATCTGCTCGATCTTGAAGCTATCGCCAAAATTGCAATGAAGGGCGAGGTGCTGACGGTCTGCGACAACACTTTTCTTTCGCCCTATTTCCTAAACCCACTCAACCTAGGTATCGATATCGTGATGCACTCGACTACCAAGTATATCAATGGCCATTCCGATGTTGTCGGCGGGGCGCTGATTGTGAATGATGATGGGCTTGCCGAGCAAATTGCTTTCCTTCAAAACGCGATGGGCACTTGCCAAGCGCCGCAGGATTGCTATTTGGTGCTTAGGGGAATAAAAACATTAGCCATTCGGATGGAAGTTCACAACCGCAACGCCCTTGCGATTGCAAAATTGTTAGAAAAGCACCCTAAAATCGAAACCGTATTGCACCCTGGGCTAGAGAGCCATCCTCAACATAAACTTGCGCAAAGGCAGATGCGCGGTTATGGCGGCACATTCTCGTTTAAAGTTAAGGGAGGACAAGAAGAGGCGTTTAAACTACTTGGAAGTGTAAAACTTTTCACTTTAGCCGAATCCCTGGGCGGTGTCGAGTCTTTAATCGAGCACCCCTGGACGATGACCCACGTCTCCATGCCCGAGGACGTCCGAGCAGCAGCGGGTATCACCGATAACTTAATCCGCATCTCCGTAGGCATCGAACACATCGACGACCTAATCGAAGACCTTTCACAAGCGTTGGATAGCGTGTAGGGGAGTTAGGTCTACACCATCAGGTGTCATTGTGGGGGATGGTTCGTGCCCGTGGCAACCTCATCCTTCCGTACCGCCCTTCGATATGGCTATGCTCCCCACGCCATAAGTCAGGCGAGGGGGCTGGAAATATGGGCTATGATTCCTTCTTTTGCAGTAATTTAGTAGCGTTTTCTAACTGGATGGGGGTGCCCATTACTACTAGCTCGTCTCCGGATAACGGAACGAAATCGGGGCCGGGGCCGATTTGCATTTCGCCCTCTCGTGTTACTGCTAGGATAAATGCGCCGGTTTTAAGCCAGAGATTGCATTTCTCAAGTGTTTGGCCGGTACAGGGCGAATCGGCGGTGATTGGCATATTGATAATTTGAACGTTTCTATCCCTGTCATGAACGACAAGATCGCAGAAGTCGATCGAAGGGGACTGCAATACTGCTGCGGCTATTCGATGACCGCCGAGGACATAGGGCGACATCACTCGGTCTGCGCCTGCCCGACGAAGCTTGCCTTCATTTTCTTCAAGAATCGATCGAGCAACGATGTAAAGTTTGGGATTCAAGCTTTTGGCGGACAATACAATGAAGACGTTTTCCTCATCAGTCGCCGTCACCGCCACAATGCCGCGAGCACGCTTGACACCTGCTTTTAGGAGAACTTCATCCTCACTGGCTCTGCCTTCAATATAAGGGATTACCCCTTCTGCGAGCTTGGGCACCTGCTCAGGGTTAAATTCAATTACAACAAGTGGGACGCCTTCTTTTCGCAGGTCTTTAACGATTTGTTGTCCCATACGGCCATAACCGCATACAATGTAATGATCCGATAGGTTCGCTATGAGTTTATCCATTCTAATCCTCGCTTCATGTTGCTCTGTTTGTTCTAAAATCTCAGCCGCCCGATCTGCTGCGTCTCGGAAGGGATAAAAAACCACTTCCGCCCCGGTTTTCTTCAACACTTGCGCTTCAGCCGATCCCTGGGCGGTTAAGGCAACCATTCCGGTAAAGCCATGGTTACGCAATGAGCTTGTCAAAGCGGCGTTAATTTCGCCGTTTCGAATTGAGCTTACAACCCATTTTGCGCTCGAAAGAGGGAGTGTGCCGGGGAATTCAGGGTCTTCCGCATCCCCATACCAGGCATTCCACCCTCGCTTATTCCATCGGCGCACGGCATAAGCATCGAAATCGACCCCCAAAACCTTTCGCCCAGCCTTTAATAAATCGTATCCGATTGCCGATCCGTAACGACCAATTCCAAAGAGAATAACCTCAGGCGGCAGGACTCCGCTATGCTCAGAGCTGGAATGTTCTTCAGCATGAGGCACTTTCCTCTCAAAAAAGCGTAGATAAGGCGATAGCTTTGCATACAACACGTTACCAAAAACGGCCATATAAGTCGATAGGCCGACAGTGATAAGTCCCACTAATGTTATTAGCCCTACGATATCCGGGCTTATGTGCTTGAGCTGAAGCCCCATCGCTGCTAGTATGAGTGAAAACTCACTGATTTGAGCCAGTGTGATGCTGCTGAAGAGGCTGGTGCGTCGCCGATAACCCATAAACCCCATCACACTCAAAATCGCTAAGGGCTTGATGGTGAGCACGAATATGGACAGTAGAATAGACGCCCAAATCTGTTGTCCCCATGTATGAAGGTTTATTCGGGT from bacterium harbors:
- the flgK gene encoding flagellar hook-associated protein FlgK encodes the protein MPNPFAGLTIGSTALQAFQYALDVTGQNITNVNTKGYSRQQVNLAASMPESVSNSNNFQLGTGVTIESIDRIRDVFIQERYRTASSENSRLESIDLSLQQVESVFSETETTGMSSQLNDFFNAFQDLANNPESGATRTAVRDAAKAVALTFRTMDSQLSQIDTSLSTQIQSKIDEVTSIASQIADLNEKISFATASGQTANDLMDKRDLLLQDLSKIVNVDVQNKSDGTVTIYAGNVQLVKGAASSSLPNGLDVTNLRLTDASGTVNLTGGTLAGLTQSLQFLRSYRTNLSTIATSLITNVNTLHQVGITANNTTNVLFFSGTGASNMYVSIPVLNDVNNIATGIQGTPGDGSQALSISRLREKKEVLLRNSTIGDFYGNQLSQIGQDKSYNASALETQQAVVQQLDNLQQSQSGVSLDEEMMNMMRYQRSYQAASHYISVCDQVIQTLIEQLGR
- the flgN gene encoding flagellar export chaperone FlgN; protein product: MNTQQLLIVMQEWIASGQRLYALLDRQSKALAHRDVTQVEALRPHIEQSLETAQALDARRSELFNSLAQELEVEVNLKEISSRLPANEARAVTHISLRAGRLAEAIRLMLERNRVLIENELVYVEGTLSLIAKAAQEQTAYGRGNAPALWVNEVA
- a CDS encoding rod-binding protein, coding for MEISLQPTQEVAQSPDKVAEKQKLKKATQDFEAFFLQSIWKAMRKTVGQGIKSKTSESRLYTEMMDEVFANNMSKTNKFGLGDVLYKTLEKSVDAVILPASDTDKKV
- a CDS encoding flagellar basal body P-ring protein FlgI yields the protein MRRYLTVIMLLIAVCEAFALSASDLSGVRIKDIATIGGVRSNQLTGYGLVIGLDGSGDSKSAVFTASSIANMLQRYGITVDAATLKVKNVAAVLVTADLPPFARPGNRIDVSVSSLGDAKSLQGGTLIQTALMGANGKVYAVAQGALSIGGFSFGSQGAGVQKNHTTVGRIPDGASVEKEVPMQYVENGEITIELRRPDFTTANRVAEAVRDKYPGLNAKAIDAGTIRLNIPGEMNAVSVISDIHTLTVHTDQVARIVVNERTGVVVVGGNVKIKPVIIAQGGIKVEVRTDPVISQPSPLSPKGETVVATTSEVKATEEKATISIFGGESATIDQLVKGLQALGVTPQDLISILQALKSQGALEAELELQ
- a CDS encoding flagellar basal body L-ring protein FlgH, whose protein sequence is MKKQYLALFLLFITAGPMLAESLWTDAVSSLFIDHKARQVGDILNIIVSESAVASANAATKANKSESASTPKGIGPILSWLPDLSISGQSGMDASGSTTRSDSLQARIAVTVKEVLPNGNLVIEGTRMVTINKEQRKLILSGVVRPEDVTPRDTVLSSLVADAQIKYDGKGPLGNKQREGIITKIFNWLF
- a CDS encoding flagella basal body P-ring formation protein FlgA, which produces MSKRTKWLIVMVMAALVAWGAETPTQTITIPEEVNVTGDQFTLGDIAQIVAAPNVQKTLSDILLGMSPRAGLQRAFTRAQIEIRLKQHGLDPKAFKFNMPITICLKRSSQNVSVEMLINAAKARLKEQFGGNADNFTVMTAPKPLPIPEGDFKCETDPVVNRSGNAYAVTVRLTQNDKGLGTYRISFLNEKPKTVMVVKTGDPIKVEFNSGAILLSATGEARTSGGIGDSISVYLPGTKKIVKAVITSERTAQLKE
- the flgG gene encoding flagellar basal-body rod protein FlgG; amino-acid sequence: MMRALSTAAAGMIAQQLNIDVISNNLANVNTTGFKGSRAEFQDLLYQNLRSPGASVGTGASTPTSVEIGLGSRPVATNTVFNEGALQVTNNPYDMAIGGDGFFKVLMPDGSTSYTRDGAFKIDGQGRLVTSDGYALEPEITVPSDAISDSFTVGKDGSVSIRRPGSSGQEDLGAKITLVRFINPSGLQRIGGNLYQASSASGEAIEADPGTSGLGTIEQKALEMSNVQVVEEMVKLIMAQRAYEVNAKAIQSADDMLGITNNVKK
- a CDS encoding flagellar hook-basal body protein; translation: MLRGIYSSAAGMLSQQAALDVTANNLANVNTAGFKADGTVFSAVLRDMMSQGATGTTAVQTFTDFSNGALQHTGSPLDVAISGEGYFTVNTPQGVRYTRDGSFHVDQNGILSASDGCPILSVANKPINAGATKPVIQSDGTITANDKIIGKLGIVNGTNMRKVGENHFEGSVTPAKDVKLTTGGIESANISVVNAMVNMISIMRAFEANQRVLTTQDETLGRAVNDLARL
- a CDS encoding GntG family PLP-dependent aldolase, translated to MIDLRSDTVTRPTDEMRRAMFEAEVGDDVFSGDPTVLRLQEKAAAMLGKEAALFVPSGTMGNEIAIKAHTKPGDAILVDDECHIVHYELGGPAMLSGVMTVMVQCRNGRMEPDEVKALIHPADDHAPGTSLLCIENTHNRAGGVISNPAQMKALADVAHEGGLKVHVDGARIFNASVALGVPVSALVEHADSVMFCLSKGLSCPIGSLLVGTHEFITRSWRIRKLFGGGMRQVGIIASAGLVALDTMIDRLADDHRRASALAEAITEIPGLSVELEKVQTNMVYVTTKIPAPDLQNRLVSNNIQTIALDPHRLRLVTHKDINDEDIYKAIEVLKRVGSS